One window of the Rickettsiales bacterium genome contains the following:
- the fabD gene encoding ACP S-malonyltransferase, with protein MKTAFIFPGQGSQSVGMGKEFYDNFPVARQVFEEVDDALNQKLSDIIFNGSMEDLTLTANSQPAIMTTSIAILRSLQHETGKGIAELCDYVAGHSLGEYTALCAAESLSLSDAAKLVRLRGKTMQEAVAPGVGGMAAILGMDIESISKILEEVSGDNIVCQIANDNCPGQVVISGHMEAIEVACAKVIEAGNKAVKLPVSAPFHCDLMDPVKEVMAEALDNAKIIAPKVPLVANVLATEITDPNQIVDCLVEQISGVVRWTESVMRFKELSVENITEVGSGKVLNGMNKRIDRGFNLKNIQAIGDMDKSI; from the coding sequence ATGAAAACAGCTTTTATATTTCCAGGACAAGGTTCTCAGAGCGTTGGAATGGGAAAAGAATTTTATGATAATTTTCCAGTAGCGCGTCAAGTATTTGAAGAAGTGGATGATGCTTTAAACCAAAAACTATCAGACATCATTTTTAATGGATCTATGGAAGATTTAACTTTAACTGCTAATTCTCAACCAGCTATTATGACAACCTCTATTGCTATTTTGCGCAGTCTTCAGCATGAAACAGGGAAGGGGATTGCAGAACTTTGTGATTATGTTGCTGGGCATTCATTAGGAGAATATACTGCTCTTTGTGCTGCTGAAAGTTTGTCTTTAAGTGATGCAGCAAAATTGGTTAGATTGCGTGGCAAAACAATGCAAGAAGCAGTTGCTCCAGGAGTGGGGGGCATGGCCGCCATTTTAGGAATGGATATAGAAAGCATCTCTAAAATTCTAGAGGAAGTTAGTGGTGACAATATAGTTTGTCAGATTGCTAATGATAATTGCCCTGGTCAAGTTGTTATTTCTGGGCATATGGAAGCAATTGAGGTTGCTTGTGCAAAAGTAATTGAAGCAGGGAATAAAGCTGTGAAGCTACCAGTCAGTGCTCCATTTCATTGCGATCTTATGGATCCTGTTAAAGAAGTCATGGCAGAGGCTTTAGATAATGCTAAAATTATTGCTCCTAAAGTTCCTCTTGTTGCCAATGTTCTAGCCACAGAGATAACAGATCCAAATCAGATAGTAGATTGTTTAGTTGAACAAATTTCAGGTGTAGTCAGGTGGACGGAGTCTGTGATGCGCTTTAAAGAATTATCTGTTGAGAATATTACTGAAGTTGGTTCAGGAAAAGTTCTTAATGGAATGAATAAGCGTATTGATAGAGGATTTAATTTGAAAAATATTCAAGCTATTGGAGATATGGATAAGTCTATCTAA